In Anaerobacillus isosaccharinicus, one genomic interval encodes:
- a CDS encoding efflux RND transporter permease subunit: MTDIAAHIIKHKKPIVIVFMILTVISAIAQFFVTVNYNMSDYMPEDTQSTQAIEIMKEEFDRSLENAKVMIRDMSVQEALLYKQLLGEIDGVSDLVWLDEVIDLKIPLEMAEKDLVESYYKENNALFSLTIQEGEEVAVTNAIYDLIGEENSMIGAAVDTAVSQSMAFSESLYAGLLLVPLIILILVLSTTSWVEPVLFLTAIGVSVIINLGTNIFVGDVSFVTQSVSPILQLAVSLDYAVFLLHAFSDYRKKTDSPEEAMRLAIKKSFPAISASAATTFFGFMALTFMQFEIGSDLGINLLKGIVLSFISVMVFLPALTVLLYKWIDRTQHKPLLPSVKGIGKGVMKVRILSLLLVFLIIVPSYLAQKETSFIYGMGEQPETTRLGNDVAAIDEVFGKSTPIVLLVPKGDVAREVELEQELKKVAHVTSVISYNQAVSSAIPPEYLDKSITEQFHSENYSQIILFTNTDVEGDVAFNVVETVQEIAAAYYGDAVFSLGESVSLYDMKTTILKDNTIVNILTVVGIAIVLLITFKSISIPVILLLTIQASVWINLAPPYFAGTPLVFIGYLVVSTVQLAATVDYAILFTENYLENRKKMSAKEAIVKTLNEKTFSISISAAILSGVGFILWITSSNPIVGSIGLLIGRGALLAFIMVLFFLPAVLVLFDKFVGKTTLKANFFKEDN; encoded by the coding sequence ATGACAGACATCGCTGCACACATTATTAAACACAAAAAGCCGATTGTCATTGTTTTTATGATCTTAACAGTGATTAGTGCAATCGCACAGTTTTTTGTAACAGTCAATTATAATATGAGTGACTATATGCCAGAGGATACTCAATCGACACAAGCGATTGAAATCATGAAAGAAGAGTTTGATCGCTCTCTTGAAAATGCCAAAGTGATGATCCGAGACATGTCGGTACAAGAAGCCCTCTTATACAAACAATTACTAGGGGAAATTGATGGCGTTTCCGATTTAGTTTGGTTAGATGAGGTTATTGATTTAAAAATCCCTTTAGAAATGGCCGAAAAGGACTTAGTAGAGTCTTACTATAAAGAAAATAATGCTTTATTTTCTTTGACCATCCAAGAAGGGGAAGAAGTAGCTGTTACTAACGCCATTTACGATCTGATTGGTGAGGAAAATTCAATGATAGGAGCTGCTGTCGATACTGCGGTTTCTCAGAGCATGGCTTTTAGTGAGTCGTTGTATGCAGGCTTACTGTTAGTTCCGCTTATTATTCTGATTCTCGTTCTATCGACAACTTCGTGGGTCGAGCCAGTGTTATTCCTTACTGCCATTGGTGTATCTGTTATTATCAACTTAGGGACGAATATATTTGTTGGAGATGTATCCTTTGTCACTCAATCAGTTAGTCCAATTTTACAACTAGCTGTTTCCTTAGATTATGCCGTGTTTCTATTGCATGCTTTTTCAGATTATCGAAAAAAAACCGATAGTCCTGAAGAAGCGATGCGCCTAGCGATAAAAAAATCGTTTCCAGCTATATCTGCCAGTGCTGCTACTACTTTTTTTGGTTTTATGGCACTGACGTTTATGCAGTTTGAAATTGGATCCGATTTAGGAATTAACCTACTTAAAGGTATCGTATTGAGCTTTATTAGCGTGATGGTGTTTTTACCAGCATTAACAGTGTTGCTTTATAAATGGATCGATCGGACACAGCATAAGCCTTTGCTACCAAGTGTTAAGGGAATTGGTAAAGGTGTTATGAAAGTGAGAATCCTTAGTTTACTTTTGGTGTTCCTAATCATCGTTCCTAGTTATTTAGCACAAAAAGAAACATCGTTTATTTATGGAATGGGTGAACAGCCAGAGACCACTCGGTTAGGAAATGATGTGGCAGCGATTGATGAGGTATTTGGTAAGTCAACTCCAATTGTGCTACTTGTTCCAAAAGGAGACGTAGCAAGAGAAGTCGAACTTGAACAAGAGTTAAAAAAAGTGGCTCACGTAACGAGTGTGATTTCTTATAATCAAGCTGTCAGTTCTGCAATCCCACCAGAGTACCTAGACAAATCAATTACTGAGCAATTCCATTCAGAAAACTATAGTCAAATTATTCTTTTTACAAATACCGACGTTGAAGGGGATGTCGCTTTTAACGTTGTAGAAACCGTCCAAGAAATAGCTGCAGCTTATTATGGAGATGCTGTATTTTCCCTTGGTGAAAGTGTTTCGTTGTACGATATGAAAACGACGATATTGAAAGATAATACAATTGTAAATATATTAACCGTTGTGGGAATTGCTATTGTATTACTAATAACATTCAAATCAATTTCGATTCCAGTCATTTTATTACTAACTATACAAGCATCTGTCTGGATTAACCTTGCACCTCCATATTTTGCAGGGACGCCATTAGTTTTTATCGGTTATTTAGTGGTTAGTACGGTTCAGCTTGCAGCAACGGTCGATTATGCTATTCTCTTTACCGAAAATTACCTTGAAAATCGCAAAAAAATGTCTGCGAAAGAAGCGATTGTAAAAACGTTAAATGAAAAGACGTTCTCGATTTCGATATCAGCTGCGATTTTATCGGGAGTCGGCTTTATTTTATGGATTACTTCTAGCAATCCAATCGTCGGATCAATTGGATTACTAATTGGTAGAGGAGCGTTGCTTGCCTTTATCATGGTTCTCTTTTTCCTACCAGCGGTATTGGTTCTGTTCGACAAGTTTGTTGGGAAAACAACGTTAAAAGCAAATTTCTTCAAGGAGGACAACTAA
- a CDS encoding TetR/AcrR family transcriptional regulator: MQEKPLQKITITEVCESADINRSTFYTHYKDLYDLLYQIEDDIIEDLRQTLSAYNYTENEEAIEMTEKLLEYLAGNRESCQILFSEHGDPTFQKKVMMLVHSLLLNSLINSPNAPYTEYLSLYIVNGIIHVVQSWLKNGVKESPKEMAEFITMISSKGVSAFQTNDKQV; this comes from the coding sequence ATGCAAGAAAAGCCATTACAGAAAATCACCATTACAGAAGTATGTGAGTCTGCAGATATTAATCGCTCGACCTTTTATACTCATTATAAAGATTTATATGATCTTCTTTACCAAATTGAAGATGATATCATTGAAGATTTGCGCCAAACTTTGTCCGCTTATAATTACACTGAAAACGAAGAAGCGATCGAAATGACAGAAAAGTTATTGGAATATCTTGCTGGAAATCGTGAAAGCTGTCAAATCTTATTTAGTGAACATGGTGATCCAACTTTTCAAAAAAAAGTGATGATGTTGGTCCACAGTCTTTTGTTAAATTCATTAATAAACAGTCCAAATGCTCCCTACACAGAATACTTAAGCCTATATATTGTCAACGGAATTATTCATGTTGTTCAAAGTTGGCTGAAAAATGGAGTGAAAGAATCACCTAAAGAAATGGCTGAATTTATCACCATGATTTCTTCTAAAGGTGTTTCTGCGTTTCAAACAAATGACAAACAGGTCTAA
- a CDS encoding DUF5958 family protein: protein MHCILQCNLTCILLCYSRFTIVTKPIIQLPSSFFHVIFYLLLDLFVICLKRRNTFRRNHGDKFSHFFR from the coding sequence TTGCACTGCATTTTGCAGTGCAATTTGACGTGCATTTTATTGTGTTATTCTAGGTTTACGATTGTTACGAAACCCATTATTCAACTTCCAAGTTCTTTTTTTCATGTGATTTTTTATTTACTTTTAGACCTGTTTGTCATTTGTTTGAAACGCAGAAACACCTTTAGAAGAAATCATGGTGATAAATTCAGCCATTTCTTTAGGTGA
- the mce gene encoding methylmalonyl-CoA epimerase, with amino-acid sequence MKYMLDHVGVAVRRIDDALPFYLDVLNGVLEDRYTSEATGVEVHVAVVKTEDKIIELLEPTNKNSPIARFLKQRGKGVHHLAYRVDDLDKAILEAKNKGVRFLEDTLRVNARGRRLIYINPISTDGTLIELCEYPTS; translated from the coding sequence ATGAAGTATATGTTAGATCACGTAGGAGTAGCCGTAAGAAGAATTGACGACGCTCTGCCTTTCTATCTTGATGTACTAAATGGGGTATTAGAGGATCGTTATACAAGCGAAGCAACAGGAGTTGAGGTACATGTAGCTGTTGTCAAAACTGAGGATAAAATCATTGAATTATTAGAGCCGACAAACAAAAACTCACCAATTGCTCGTTTTCTTAAACAACGAGGCAAAGGGGTGCATCATCTTGCGTATCGAGTTGATGATTTGGACAAAGCGATACTAGAGGCAAAAAATAAAGGAGTCCGGTTTCTAGAAGATACTCTGCGTGTCAATGCACGGGGAAGAAGACTTATCTATATTAATCCGATATCAACGGACGGCACTTTAATTGAACTTTGTGAGTATCCTACTAGTTAA
- a CDS encoding type II toxin-antitoxin system PemK/MazF family toxin — MQLKDLDYSVIIEQKDLHEGNLKVTSAVRADKVYTLSKGIIRKKFGKVNTEVLNSVRTKIEYLIK; from the coding sequence ATCCAATTAAAAGACCTTGATTATTCAGTCATTATTGAACAAAAAGACTTACACGAAGGAAATCTTAAAGTTACATCAGCAGTGAGAGCAGACAAAGTTTATACACTTTCAAAAGGAATTATCAGAAAAAAATTTGGCAAAGTGAACACAGAAGTATTAAATAGTGTACGAACTAAAATAGAATATTTAATAAAATAG
- a CDS encoding type II toxin-antitoxin system PemK/MazF family toxin, which yields MMHKQGDIVLIPVPFSDLSNRKQRPVLIISNDDYNQMTDDILVVAITSN from the coding sequence ATGATGCATAAACAAGGAGACATTGTTTTAATTCCAGTACCATTTAGTGACTTATCAAATAGAAAACAACGTCCTGTTCTCATTATTTCAAACGATGATTATAATCAGATGACTGATGATATTCTTGTTGTTGCTATTACATCCAATTAA
- a CDS encoding DUF2281 domain-containing protein produces the protein MNTAKEKLLKIIDEIPEQEVDKILDFAEYLKTKKEKSLSEDLTKASESSIDFWDNDIDDEVWNDA, from the coding sequence ATGAATACTGCCAAGGAAAAATTACTAAAAATTATTGATGAAATCCCAGAGCAAGAAGTCGATAAAATATTAGACTTTGCTGAATATTTAAAGACAAAAAAAGAAAAAAGTTTATCAGAAGATTTAACAAAAGCGAGTGAAAGTAGCATCGATTTTTGGGATAATGATATAGATGATGAGGTTTGGAATGATGCATAA
- a CDS encoding LLM class flavin-dependent oxidoreductase: MKLIMKKLTDIRLSVLDLAPITEGSQASDAFRNSLDLARHVEQLGFHRYWVAEHHNMPGIASSATAVLIGHIASGTTTIRVGSGGIMLPNHAPLVVAEQFGTLETLYPNRIDLGLGRAPGTDQLTAQALRRDGQSGEVFPQLLEELRSYLSSEQGQVRAIPGEGLNIPIYLLGSSGFSARLAGLLGLPFAFASHFSPENTLPALKIYRDSFQPSEILAEPYVIVGLNVIAADEDEKAHFLATSQQQAFLSLIRRTPSTLKPPVQSMEQIWTPYEKMIVDKQLQTTMIGSPNTVKEKLQAFLDETGADEFMINTHIYDHNDRLRSYEIVSELGSGNH; this comes from the coding sequence ATGAAACTTATTATGAAAAAACTTACAGATATTCGACTATCGGTTTTAGACTTAGCACCGATTACCGAAGGAAGTCAAGCTTCTGACGCATTTAGAAATAGTTTAGATCTTGCTAGGCATGTTGAACAGTTAGGCTTTCATCGTTACTGGGTAGCCGAACATCATAATATGCCGGGGATCGCTAGTTCAGCAACTGCTGTGTTGATTGGTCACATTGCTTCAGGGACAACGACAATCAGAGTTGGCTCTGGTGGGATTATGTTGCCTAATCACGCTCCTTTAGTAGTTGCCGAACAATTTGGGACACTTGAAACATTGTATCCTAATCGAATTGACCTTGGCCTTGGTAGAGCACCTGGAACTGACCAACTTACAGCGCAGGCGCTTCGTCGCGATGGCCAAAGCGGTGAAGTCTTTCCGCAACTCCTAGAAGAATTACGTTCTTATCTAAGTTCAGAACAGGGACAAGTCCGGGCAATTCCAGGCGAAGGACTTAACATCCCAATTTATTTATTAGGTTCTAGTGGGTTTAGTGCTAGGTTAGCTGGTCTACTTGGTTTGCCTTTTGCTTTTGCAAGTCATTTTTCTCCTGAGAATACATTGCCAGCACTAAAAATTTATCGAGATAGCTTTCAACCGTCAGAAATACTTGCTGAACCGTATGTCATTGTTGGACTAAATGTCATTGCTGCAGACGAAGATGAAAAAGCTCATTTTTTAGCAACGTCTCAACAACAAGCGTTTTTAAGTCTGATCAGAAGAACTCCGTCGACTTTGAAACCACCAGTTCAATCAATGGAACAAATCTGGACCCCTTATGAAAAAATGATTGTTGATAAGCAACTACAAACAACGATGATCGGCAGTCCGAATACAGTTAAAGAAAAACTACAAGCCTTTTTAGATGAAACCGGGGCCGATGAGTTTATGATAAATACCCACATTTATGATCATAACGACCGGCTACGTTCCTACGAAATCGTTAGTGAACTAGGAAGCGGAAATCATTAA
- a CDS encoding IS110 family transposase: MLKIVYPICCGIDVHKKFVVATIGKTNKSGVTEYQTKQFSTFTEDLHRLLDWLKSQSCKHVCMESTGKYWHPVFNILEHDCDVVVANPKYVKGIRGKKTDKKDSIWLCDLHKHGLVPGSFIPPLLIRQVRDLMRYRFKLINFKSSEKNRVQNSLTVSNIMISSVVSDTFGASSMRIINHILDHPDDMDFDVSSMLHGKMKHKTDTIVKSIQGHLTEPQADKMRVCLDHIDSIEKHIADIESVVLKLVQPYMPQIQLILSLPSIKDIFTAISILGEIGIDMSVFVSDKHLCSWAGLTPQNNESAGKKKSVRVSRAGVYIKPLLVQCANAAIKSKKCPYFKIRYDQIKKRRGHKKAIIAIAHKLLICIYHILSKNEPFNEELYNTEIKPKTTYAPQITEEMALRYLKTLGYQIPDKLTHV; the protein is encoded by the coding sequence ATGCTCAAAATTGTTTACCCTATTTGCTGTGGAATTGATGTCCACAAAAAATTTGTTGTTGCTACGATTGGTAAAACGAACAAATCGGGGGTTACGGAATACCAAACAAAGCAATTTTCAACATTCACCGAAGATTTACACCGTCTTCTAGATTGGTTAAAATCCCAATCTTGTAAACATGTCTGTATGGAGTCTACAGGCAAGTATTGGCACCCAGTGTTTAATATTTTGGAGCACGATTGTGATGTTGTCGTGGCTAACCCAAAATATGTTAAGGGCATCCGTGGCAAGAAAACCGATAAAAAAGATTCGATTTGGCTTTGCGACTTACACAAACATGGCTTAGTTCCTGGCAGTTTTATCCCGCCCTTGCTTATACGTCAAGTTCGAGATTTAATGCGATATCGTTTTAAACTTATCAATTTTAAGTCGAGTGAGAAAAACCGTGTTCAAAACTCGCTTACCGTTTCCAACATCATGATTTCAAGTGTAGTTTCAGATACATTTGGTGCAAGTTCTATGCGGATTATTAACCATATCTTAGATCATCCTGATGATATGGATTTTGATGTTTCATCGATGCTACACGGAAAGATGAAACACAAAACTGATACCATTGTTAAATCTATTCAAGGGCATTTGACGGAACCGCAAGCAGATAAAATGCGTGTATGCCTCGACCACATCGACAGTATTGAAAAGCACATCGCCGATATTGAATCTGTTGTTTTAAAACTAGTCCAACCCTACATGCCACAAATCCAATTGATATTGTCCCTACCAAGTATCAAGGATATCTTTACGGCTATCTCTATTCTTGGAGAAATCGGCATAGATATGTCTGTGTTTGTTTCTGACAAACATCTCTGTTCTTGGGCAGGGCTTACTCCGCAAAACAATGAAAGTGCAGGAAAGAAAAAATCTGTCCGTGTTTCGCGAGCTGGTGTGTATATCAAACCGTTACTAGTTCAATGTGCTAATGCTGCGATTAAGAGTAAAAAGTGTCCTTACTTTAAAATCCGTTATGACCAAATTAAGAAACGTCGAGGTCACAAAAAAGCGATTATTGCCATCGCGCATAAGCTACTCATTTGCATTTACCATATACTGAGTAAAAATGAACCTTTTAACGAAGAGTTATACAATACAGAAATCAAACCAAAAACAACTTATGCACCTCAGATTACAGAAGAAATGGCTTTACGATACCTAAAAACTTTAGGTTATCAGATCCCCGATAAGCTTACACACGTTTAA
- a CDS encoding proline iminopeptidase-family hydrolase: MNKEGFVEVTGGKVWYETHDYGTNNTPVIVLHGGPGSSHYSMQGLKVLADERPVIFYDQLGCGKSDRPTDTSLWQLDRFVEELGQIRKALSLDELHILGHSWGTTLAAAYMLTKPKGIKSVIFSSSCLSAPLWAEDQERNRLKLPQAVQETLKRCEENGTTDSQEYKDATKEFNKQFVCRLDPWPEFLKKGAHMKNAEVYNIMWGPSEFHVTGNLKHFDCTAQLKEITVPTLYTCGRYDEATPESTEYFSHLTPNSKVHIFEQSAHMPYLEETEEYLQVIGNFLQDVDTAK; encoded by the coding sequence ATGAATAAAGAAGGATTTGTTGAAGTAACAGGCGGTAAGGTTTGGTATGAAACACATGATTATGGTACAAATAATACCCCGGTCATTGTCTTACACGGCGGACCAGGTTCATCTCATTATTCGATGCAAGGATTGAAGGTTCTTGCCGATGAGCGCCCAGTCATTTTCTATGATCAATTAGGCTGCGGGAAGTCGGATCGACCAACAGACACTTCTTTATGGCAGTTAGATCGTTTCGTGGAAGAGTTAGGCCAAATTAGAAAAGCACTTTCCCTTGATGAACTTCATATACTAGGGCACTCTTGGGGAACAACACTTGCAGCGGCATATATGTTAACAAAGCCAAAAGGGATTAAGAGTGTTATTTTTTCAAGCTCATGTCTAAGTGCACCACTTTGGGCAGAGGATCAAGAACGGAATCGTCTAAAATTACCGCAAGCTGTCCAAGAAACGTTGAAAAGATGTGAGGAAAATGGAACAACTGACTCACAGGAGTACAAGGATGCTACCAAAGAGTTTAACAAACAGTTTGTTTGTCGCCTAGATCCTTGGCCAGAATTCTTAAAAAAGGGCGCACATATGAAAAATGCGGAAGTCTACAATATTATGTGGGGGCCATCTGAATTTCACGTGACTGGAAATTTAAAGCATTTTGATTGTACGGCACAATTAAAAGAGATTACTGTTCCAACCCTTTACACTTGTGGTCGCTATGATGAAGCGACTCCTGAATCTACAGAGTACTTTAGTCATTTAACACCGAACTCAAAAGTCCATATATTTGAACAAAGTGCACACATGCCTTATTTAGAAGAGACTGAGGAATATCTTCAAGTTATCGGGAATTTCCTTCAAGATGTAGATACGGCAAAATAA
- a CDS encoding ABC transporter permease produces MINGNQLFFTRLKKGWLYQYKVWKTAVDWIVWLYILVPVLFIFFIQYHSLYSGQTAWVQLVPLELTWFLLFFLSWTGVIRLFVEHGDLLFLRQNKTVLSSLMKLGIYYSVLKNTFFLIAVFLLLLPFWLIYEGVSYAEISIFFLFVFFFRLCLQLVKQMLAVSFQNWKLLLMNIGFFISSFMIFLVFYLSSFLVKLVIITLVIVSFIFLYKRRLTMTWCFYEDCFREEEQRLKLTSLFLGASGYPAEKRLFRRKKPFLLFPNSMQLYKDRTSSNIMTELFLKFLLRSKTRLLFMLRMTGIFTFALTITPFSIKWILLPVCMFSFIHFTKTGWRELKNQPFFKLFLYKEHDETVKAVKKTIGFVTLPSCFIFGFTVGLTNYSLTVGGAVAILSALLAFFYIKREMWIE; encoded by the coding sequence ATGATCAATGGTAATCAGTTATTTTTTACCCGGCTCAAAAAAGGGTGGCTATATCAATACAAAGTATGGAAAACAGCTGTTGACTGGATTGTTTGGCTCTATATTTTAGTACCGGTTTTATTCATTTTTTTCATTCAATATCATTCACTTTACAGTGGACAAACAGCGTGGGTACAATTAGTCCCACTTGAGTTAACTTGGTTCTTGCTCTTTTTCTTAAGCTGGACAGGTGTCATACGGTTATTTGTAGAGCATGGCGATTTATTATTTTTACGACAAAACAAAACAGTGCTTTCTAGCTTAATGAAACTAGGTATTTATTATTCCGTACTTAAAAACACATTCTTTCTCATCGCAGTTTTTTTACTGTTACTTCCTTTTTGGCTGATTTACGAGGGAGTATCGTATGCGGAGATAAGTATATTTTTTCTATTTGTTTTTTTCTTTAGACTTTGTCTTCAGCTTGTGAAGCAGATGCTGGCAGTATCGTTTCAAAACTGGAAACTACTATTGATGAATATTGGGTTCTTTATTTCTTCTTTTATGATATTTCTTGTATTTTATCTAAGTTCATTTCTGGTAAAATTAGTGATTATTACGCTAGTTATCGTTAGCTTCATATTTTTATATAAAAGAAGATTGACGATGACGTGGTGTTTTTATGAAGATTGCTTTAGAGAAGAAGAACAACGTTTAAAGCTAACTTCACTATTTCTTGGTGCAAGTGGATATCCTGCTGAGAAAAGATTATTTAGACGAAAAAAACCGTTTTTACTTTTTCCAAATTCAATGCAACTGTATAAGGACCGAACGTCTTCAAACATTATGACTGAACTGTTTTTAAAGTTCTTATTAAGAAGTAAAACAAGACTACTATTTATGTTAAGAATGACTGGCATATTTACGTTTGCCCTAACGATTACCCCGTTTTCGATTAAGTGGATTTTACTACCGGTTTGTATGTTTAGTTTTATCCATTTTACGAAAACAGGCTGGAGAGAATTGAAAAATCAGCCATTCTTCAAATTATTTCTGTATAAGGAACATGATGAAACGGTAAAGGCTGTTAAAAAAACGATAGGTTTTGTCACTTTGCCTTCTTGTTTTATATTTGGATTTACCGTAGGTTTGACTAATTATTCACTTACTGTTGGTGGAGCGGTGGCAATTTTAAGTGCCTTATTAGCTTTTTTCTATATTAAAAGAGAGATGTGGATCGAATAG
- a CDS encoding ABC transporter ATP-binding protein codes for MEVLNVELKHGGYSEQKKAVQNINFSLSKGELVGLIGPNGAGKSTIIKAIFGLLEEANGEITLENDSKYAYIPEQPTYYEELTLWEHIELVKAVNNIGDEDFYERADQLLTIFRLQEEKHHFPTSFSKGMQQKLMIIIAILVKPSLYIVDEPFIGLDPKAIKDFIFILEEERKRGAAILMSTHVLDTAEKICDRFLLINHGELIASGTLDVIQDKSVPNGSLMDCFYHFMEKKL; via the coding sequence ATGGAAGTTTTAAATGTAGAGTTGAAACATGGTGGATATAGCGAACAAAAGAAAGCTGTTCAAAATATTAATTTTTCTCTCTCAAAGGGTGAATTGGTTGGTTTGATAGGACCAAACGGAGCAGGTAAGAGTACAATTATCAAAGCAATTTTCGGGTTATTAGAAGAGGCAAATGGTGAAATCACACTAGAAAATGACAGCAAGTATGCTTACATACCTGAACAACCAACGTATTATGAAGAATTAACGTTATGGGAACATATCGAACTAGTAAAAGCAGTAAATAATATTGGCGATGAGGATTTTTACGAGCGAGCAGATCAGTTGCTAACAATTTTTCGGCTTCAGGAAGAGAAACATCATTTTCCTACTTCCTTTTCTAAGGGTATGCAGCAAAAGTTAATGATTATAATAGCTATTTTAGTAAAACCAAGCTTGTACATTGTGGACGAACCGTTTATCGGACTTGATCCCAAAGCGATAAAAGATTTTATATTTATTTTAGAAGAAGAACGTAAGAGGGGAGCAGCAATTTTAATGTCCACTCACGTGTTAGATACTGCTGAAAAAATATGTGATCGCTTCTTATTAATCAATCATGGTGAATTGATAGCCTCAGGGACTTTAGATGTAATACAGGATAAGAGTGTACCTAATGGATCTTTGATGGATTGCTTTTATCATTTTATGGAGAAAAAATTATGA
- a CDS encoding NUDIX hydrolase yields MGEKLKIFDDNRIEIGIADRNDVHKKGYWHETFHCWVVEKNEGTDYLYFQNRSHNKKDFPNLLDITAAGHILSNENVEDGVREVKEELGLDVHIEELRSLGVIEDSIITSNFIDRELANVFLYEKKDTDIFTIQREEVSGIVRTEFNKFYDLCLGKTAEIVVKGFEVTEFGEKITINKTVRLKEFVPHQKEYLEKVVRLISDKVYAK; encoded by the coding sequence ATGGGAGAAAAACTTAAAATCTTTGATGATAATAGAATAGAAATTGGGATAGCTGATCGAAATGATGTGCATAAAAAAGGATATTGGCATGAAACATTTCATTGTTGGGTTGTCGAGAAGAATGAAGGCACGGATTATTTATATTTTCAAAATCGCAGTCACAACAAAAAGGATTTTCCAAACCTCTTGGACATAACTGCCGCTGGCCATATATTATCCAACGAAAATGTGGAGGACGGGGTAAGAGAGGTAAAAGAAGAATTAGGGTTAGATGTTCACATAGAAGAATTACGATCATTAGGTGTAATTGAAGATTCGATAATCACAAGTAATTTTATTGATAGAGAGTTAGCTAATGTGTTTTTATACGAAAAGAAAGATACAGATATTTTTACGATTCAAAGAGAAGAGGTATCTGGAATTGTCAGAACAGAGTTCAACAAATTTTATGATTTGTGTCTAGGAAAAACAGCTGAAATTGTAGTCAAAGGATTTGAAGTTACCGAGTTCGGGGAAAAAATCACAATTAACAAGACTGTAAGACTAAAAGAGTTTGTCCCCCACCAAAAAGAGTATTTAGAAAAAGTAGTAAGGTTAATTTCAGACAAAGTGTATGCGAAGTGA
- a CDS encoding BC1872 family protein, which yields MKKIDSIARRIFGWKLNSADKWFDVEKGVFIHDSDFQPDKNLDHAMLIVERLELFGFTYTKKDGSTVCFNDFCAKGDTLAEAITNAAYLIADNSSAADEWL from the coding sequence ATGAAGAAAATAGATTCAATCGCACGTAGAATATTTGGTTGGAAATTAAATAGTGCCGATAAATGGTTCGATGTCGAAAAAGGTGTATTCATTCATGATTCCGATTTTCAGCCAGATAAAAATCTTGACCATGCAATGCTAATCGTTGAAAGGCTAGAGCTGTTCGGGTTTACATACACAAAAAAAGATGGCTCCACGGTTTGCTTCAACGACTTTTGTGCTAAGGGAGATACATTAGCAGAAGCAATAACTAATGCTGCCTATTTAATTGCGGACAACAGTTCAGCAGCTGATGAGTGGCTGTAA